From one Coffea eugenioides isolate CCC68of chromosome 11, Ceug_1.0, whole genome shotgun sequence genomic stretch:
- the LOC113754053 gene encoding cytochrome P450 86B1-like produces the protein MTCQPTYHSFLHNCIFCHPKIMNFNLNSMNSTYSSSFVAGNFARKFLSGGLFFFVPAEVQMLELLLAVFVFIVIHSLRQKKRQGLPNWPFVGMLPSLILGLQGDMYEWISGVLCRQNGTFIFTGPWGTNLNCVVTSDPRNLEYLLKTKFSNFPKGEYFRNTVRDLLGDGIFSADDEIWQRQRKTASLEFHSTKFRSMTTESLLELVHSRLLPVLEESVKKSVPVDLQDILLRLTFDNVCMIAFGVDPGCLRPGLPEIPFARAFEDATEATLFRFVTPTLTWRAMRSLNIGTEKKLTDSIREVDKFAEEVIQTRKKELSLPTESEKQRSDLLTVFMRLKDEQERPFSDKFLRDICVNFILAGRDTSSVALSWFFWLLNRNPEVEQKILAEICQIVNERKDAKDKEDLDNLIFKPEEVKKMEYLQAALSEALRLHPSVPVDHKEVLEDDVFPDGTVLKKGTKVVYAIYTMGRMEGVWGKDCRDYKPERWVRDGRFMSESAYKFTAFNGGPRLCLGKDFAYYQMKFAAASILYRYTMKVEKDHPVIPKMALTMYMKHGLKVRLSRRNQTELQKHLKTN, from the exons ATGACTTGCCAACCAACTTATCACAGTTTTTTGCACAACTGCATTTTTTGTCATCCCAAAATCATGAATTTCAATCTAAACAGCATGAATTCCACCTattcttcttcctttgttgCTGGCAATTTTGCCAGAAAATTTCTTTCAGGAGGACTGTTTTTCTTCGTGCCTGCAGAGGTTCAAATGCTCGAGCTTTTACTTGCTGTTTTTGTTTTCATAGTTATACATTCTCTGAGGCAAAAGAAGAGGCAAGGGTTGCCAAACTGGCCCTTCGTGGGAATGTTACCTTCTTTGATCCTTGGTCTTCAAGGAGACATGTACGAGTGGATTTCAGGTGTTTTATGCCGGCAAAACGGCACTTTCATATTCACAGGTCCTTGGGGTACAAACCTTAACTGTGTTGTAACATCTGATCCTCGTAATCTTGAGTATCTGCTCAAGACTAAGTTCTCAAATTTTCCTAAAGGGGAATACTTTCGGAACACTGTCAGAGATCTCCTTGGAGATGGCATATTCAGCGCAGATGATGAAATCTGGCAACGACAAAGGAAGACTGCAAGCCTGGAGTTCCATTCCACCAAGTTCCGAAGCATGACCACTGAATCATTGCTGGAGCTGGTTCATTCTAGGCTCTTACCGGTCTTGGAGGAGTCGGTTAAAAAATCTGTGCCTGTTGATTTACAGGATATTCTACTTAGACTAACATTTGATAATGTCTGCATGATAGCTTTCGGGGTTGATCCTGGCTGTTTACGCCCTGGATTGCCCGAGATACCATTTGCTCGGGCATTCGAGGATGCAACCGAAGCAACCTTGTTTCGATTCGTCACTCCAACACTAACTTGGAGGGCTATGAGATCTCTGAACATTGGGACAGAGAAGAAACTGACTGATTCAATCAGGGAGGTTGACAAGTTCGCAGAAGAAGTGATTCAGACTAGGAAGAAAGAACTTTCTTTACCAACAGAAAGTGAAAAACAAAGATCAGACCTCTTAACTGTGTTTATGAGATTGAAAGATGAACAAGAACGCCCATTTTCGGACAAATTCTTGCGTGATATCTGTGTGAATTTCATTCTAGCTGGAAGAGACACATCTTCAGTGGCACTGAGCTGGTTCTTTTGGCTGCTCAACCGGAATCCGGAAGTGGAACAAAAAATTCTGGCCGAAATTTGTCAAATTGTGAATGAGAGGAAAGATGCTAAAGACAAAGAGGATCTTGATAACTTGATCTTCAAGCCAGAGGAGGTGAAGAAGATGGAATATCTACAAGCTGCTCTTTCAGAGGCTCTGAGATTACATCCTTCAGTGCCAGTGGATCACAAGGAG GTTCTTGAAGATGACGTTTTCCCAGATGGAACAGTGTTAAAGAAGGGAACAAAAGTGGTATATGCAATTTATACTATGGGACGAATGGAGGGAGTATGGGGAAAAGATTGCAGAGATTATAAACCAGAAAGATGGGTGAGAGATGGAAGGTTCATGAGTGAATCTGCCTACAAATTTACAGCTTTTAATGGAGGGCCTCGGCTATGTTTAGGCAAAGATTTCGCATATTACCAGATGAAGTTTGCAGCAGCATCCATTTTGTACCGCTATACCATGAAGGTTGAAAAAGATCATCCAGTTATACCAAAGATGGCATTGACCATGTACATGAAGCATGGACTTAAAGTAAGGCTTTCAAGGAGGAATCAGACTGAATTGCAGAAGCATTTGAAGACCAATTAG